The Arvicanthis niloticus isolate mArvNil1 chromosome 21, mArvNil1.pat.X, whole genome shotgun sequence genome includes the window GAAACCCCAAAGAACCCCAGTCTGAATCCACCAGCTCTAGTTGACCGACAGTCCCTGGTGTCAGTTCTGGAGTGAAACCGCAGGGCCCTTGGGGGTTATTTGTTCAATCTCCTGCCTTTAGCACCAAATCAGGCCGGTTTCTGAGCAGCTTGGGTGATGGGTTTGAATCAAACTGTCCAGCTTCTCCATGGTACACACGGCAGGGAACTTGGTATGCCTCTCCACTGGTTCCTCCCACTGTGGTGTAACCTAGACCCTATTCAGCTTGGCTCATCCTTCTGGCTGTGAGCTCTTAGGACCCTCTTTTCTGTGACCATgcctgtctttctcctctctggaccAGGCAGTGTTTATGAGTTTGAAAGGTCTACACTGGGGGGTCCTTAGGAGATGATGGTACAGCATACAGATGGGAACACTGAGGCCCCTGGGAAGGTAGGATTGAGTACAAGGCCACACAGGTAGTTTTTCTGCCCAGAATCAGGTACCGGAGAAACCTCACCAGGCTATGTATCACTCCCTCTGCCATTTCAGAGCCAGCAGTGAGTGCAGAGTGCCGGTCACAACCTGAGCAGTGGGAGAATGTGCCCTCTGAGCTCACCCTCTTTGCCCCAACTCAGGAGAAATCTCTCAGGTGGCCTCTGACACACTTGGGCTCTGTCCTGCCAATTCTCGGGTGTGTTCTGGAACCTCAGAAGGACCTAGGGCAGGGTCCTTGCGGAGTCCCTGGAGGCGCTGAAGGAGTGTCCGCAGGTCCCAGGCTTTTGGCGTGCAGGCTTTTGGGGCCCGAGGCAGTGCTCGGCGGGTAAGGCGTCCCAGCGCCAGGCGCACTGGGCGCTGCAGCAGGCCATAGAGAAAGGGGTGAGCCGCGAAGGCCGAGTAGGCTACCCAGGTGACAGCAGCCTCTGCGGCTGCGGCGCGCGCCGCGGGCGCCAAGCACGCGCAGGCATAAGGCAGCCAGCAGGCTGCAAACTGGCCCACCGCCAGGGTTGGGGCCAGGGCCGCTTTGCCCCCGGGCAGACGTGGCCGGAGAGACGGCAAAAAAGAAAGGCGACTGTCCAGAGAGTCGGAGCGGAGCCGGGTCCCGCGCGGAGGCCGGAGGGCGGCGCGCCGTGCCACCAGGAAGATGCTACCGTAAGCGGCCAGCAGCAGGAGGGCGGGCAGCGCGAAAGCTAGCATCGCCCAGAGTGGCCGGAAGGGCCCGAGCCCCCCGGCTAGGACGGAGCAGCGAGCCGGAGCCGGAGGTGGCCCGGGTGGTGGCCCAAGCAAGGAGAGAGCGCCCAGGAGCGCGGCCGCCGACCACACCGCGGTGAGCACCAGCGCCGGCGCCGGGCGCGCGCTTGGCCGCAGCGGATGCACTATGAGGCGGTAGCGCGCCAGGCCGAGAGCGGCCACGCCGAGCGTGCATGCGGGGAGCAGAGCCGCCGAGAGGAAGCGTGCCGCCCGACACGACGAGGGGTCCAGGGGCACACTGCCCAGCCCGGGCGGCGCGGCCAGCAGGCTCAGTGGCATGATGGAGGCGGCCGCCAGCAGGTCCACAACGCACAAGTGCGCCAGGTAGAAGGCATCTTGCAGGTCCGGTGTGCGCAGCACCACCACGAGCAGTGTACTGTTGCCCAGCACGGCCCCCACCTCTACGAGAACAGCCAGGATAAACCCCACCGAGCCCGCGAGTTCGGTGACGCTGAGCCCTGAGCCGCTGGCCATCTGAATGTTCAGGCTTCACTGGGGTTGCTATCGGGAGAGCTGAAATAGAGCTTCTGGCTCCAGGATTCCCATCACCTGTCCCATGCTCCTCAAGGCCCCTCACCTCGTAGGCTGCCCAGGAGGTGACTCCGACGTCCAGGCTGCCATCTTCTTGTAGGGTTTGGTGGGCCCTATGCGTGGATGCTAGGCTGAGCCTGGCTCGGCTTTCTCTCCCTGCCCTAGCACAACTCCAGCAACTCAGATTCTGTGGAGATGGTACCGGCTGTCACTCTGTTGCTTCCCTTTGAAGACACACACAGCTTAGTAAGGGAGAGGCAGGGCCTGGTGCCAGCCCCCTTGGCCCTAACAGCTGCCAGCTGGAGACTGGAGGCTCTTCTGTGAAATTGCCTGAGGGTACAGCTTACTGAGCCTAGACCCTTCCCTGCCTTGCTCAGGGGGTGGGACATGGGGGCAGTTTGGTCAGGCATTACTTTTCTCAAGGTAGCCCAGGAATCTGGGGAAAAAAACTTTTAGGTTTGCTTGGAATGCCCAGGAGgtctgagggaaggagagagagagagaaatctcagGGCATGGCACTGGCTGCTCAGCCAGTGTTACCTTGGCACCTCACCTGTGGAGTACATGTGAAGAGGAGGCCTTAGTAGAAAAATGGATGCTTAGCTGGTCTTGTATTTGGACTGTTGGCAAACCAGCTTTCTTCTAAAGAGTACCCTGCATGTGCATAACTAGCACCACCCCTCCCCAACCTCAGAacaagacctccacataaaacacaGTCCTGGCCAGTCAGGATGTAGCAtccctgccctcccccctcccccagctccttgtAACTCCAGGGGGAGGGGGTCATGCTCCAGTTACAATCACCCAACCCCTTGATACAACTGAGAACAGAGCAGGTATCCTTTGAGCCTTTGAGCCAGACTTGAGTCTCCCTAGGACTTTGATTAGTGAGCATGTCAAACATCCTGTGTCCTGAACAAAACCAGGACCCTTGACTGTTCCCTAACTGGCACCTTGCAGAATCCTCTTAGCAAACTCCTCAGGATAGAGCTTCCTATCTTTCTAGCTTTCTTCTCTCCTGCACCAGATCTAATTTGTTAAAGGTCCGGGGAATCCAGTCATTTATCACCAataccaccgcccggcctataCTGCTGCCTACCCAGAGTGTCGCAGCATTCGCCCAACAGGCCTGGCCTTTGCTCCTGCACCTCAAGCTTCTCACATGATTTGTCCTTAGGTCCCTTCCCCGCTCTGCCTTCCTGTACCTGTCCTTCCGGGATAGTCAGCCAATGGAAGTTACCAGCAGAAAACTAGACAGTAGGGGGTAGCTGTGATATTTTCCCTCACAGCTTAGCCTAGGCCTCTGCAGCCCTCTGTGGAAGACAACCTCTTTCCTGTAGCCATGGCTTCCTTCATGGAGGCTCTTCTGTGTTCTTGTGCATGCAAGATGAACCTGGCATCCTCACTGTCTCCTTCCGTTCTCCGTCCAGCCTCTGGGTGGTGATGGTTTCCTTGCTATTGCCCATCTCTGGATTGCCTCATTGTCTCCTGTGCGATCGatcgtttctgttctctccctgtaTCCAGTTCCCCTGGTCTTTCATTGTGTGATTCCTGTCTTGctggctggatttttttttcaccaacttGTTCCCTACagttcactctttttttttttttttaagaatttatttatttattttatgtaaatacactgtagctgtcttcagacacccatatgagggcatcagatctcattatggatggttgtgagctaccatgtggttgctgggatttgaactcatgacctctggaagaacagtcagtgctcttaaccactgagccatctcaccagccccctacAGTTCATTCTTAACAGTGACTGGAGGAgacccttttaaaaataaaccaggtggccgggcagtggtggcgcacacctttaatcccagcacttgggaggcagaggcaggcagatttctgagttccaggccagtctggtctacagagtgagttccaggacagccaaggctatacagagaaaccctgtctcaaacaaacaaacaaacaaacaaacaaaaaaagccaggtggCACCTGAAAACCAGTCCCCGTCCATCCATGCAGTGTCTATCCATCATCAGTCACCGGCCATACTGCAGGCATGATAGTCACTTGCTGTTTGTACCTCCCTCCTGGTAAACCGCTCTGGGGGATCTTTGCATTGCTGGTTCCTCTTCCTGCCCCATGACTTGCTCTCTTGCCTTGCtatggtttatttgtttattatttttgaggcaggatctaccatagtctaggttggcctcaaactcatatagCTAAGAAGGACCTTAAGTTCCTAATCTGCCttcatcctgagtgctggaactccAGGCATACGCTACTGCATCTAATTTTTGTTCTGGCATTTAATTCAGTTTTCTACTCACAAGAGAGGCCTGCCTTGACCGTCCATTCCAAAAGCACCCCAGCTTCAGCTTGCGTTACTCCTTCACGGTGCTTTGTGGGGCTTGCAGACACTGTTTTTCCCTGATGCTCTGTCTCATATCTATGTGCATGATCATTTGGGGCCTCTCTCCCTGGGCTGTAAGGGCCTCCAAGGTCATTACAAGAATGAGGCCAGCATCCCTTCGGCCCTAGAGATCAGGCTGCAGCCTCTTGGTGTGACTCATTCCCTGATGGACCTTGACAGGTCACTGTCCAGTTTCCCATCATTCAGATGAGGAGGttaggggaagaggggaggtttGTGCTTCAGAGCACAGGGCTGGCACTCTGGTCACCTGCTTCCTTCCTAGAGCTGGTCCACACTGACATCCCCTTCTGTACCTGGCCATAGCTTGGATGTGGTTTGCCTCTAGAGGGTGATGCTGGATATTTGAGGTATtaattcagagagtggagaaaagccCACTCTACTCTTCTTCTGCCTGCCCTGACAGGCCTGCAGGAATGGGGCAACCTCGTGGGCATCCACAGCCCAGGGGAAGCTCAGAAGGGTCCACAGGAACAgcagacaagagagaaaaggagtcTAGAGAGGACGACAAAGGGGagggaacgtgtgtgtgtgtgtgtgtatgcatactcCTTCCCAAACcactaaatttaattttaaaaaattagctgTCAGGTatagtggtacacgcctttaatcccagcacttgggaggcacaggcaggaggacctctgtgagttccaacAACTTGATttgtatagtgagaccctgtatttaaaaaaaaaagaattcgaccagacagtggtggcacatgcttttagtcccagcattggggcagatgcaggtggatctctgagttggaggccagcctggtctacaaagtgagttccaggacaaccagagttacacagagaaatcctgtcaagaaaaacaaaaaccaccatgCCTCAAACCACCAAAAAATTAGAATTCTTTGTAGTGAGTGTATATGCTTATGTAAATGTGCAAAACTCAATGTGGGGGGTTCACTCCAGCAGATGAGGGGgatgagggaggggcagggaggatcTTCCACTTTATTATTATTGGGGGATATGTTGGGGTGCTGTGGCATATGCATGGAGGCCACTcgcctttatgtgggtcctgggggtcaaactcaggctGCCAGGTGTCATAgtaggaagctcacaaccatctgtaactccagtaccaggggatctgatgccctcttctggtctctgtgggtactagGCCCACAAGTGGTCCAGACACATGTGCACgcaagacacccatacacataaaatgtcaGGAAACATTATATGAAGCAACTGTCCTGCAGTCTCCTGAATGTTAAAATGAGCTGGGTGTGACAACAGGCACACAACTGTGACCCCAGCGCTTGGGCGAATGACGAGTTCAAGTGCAGCCTAGGCTATAAACCAAGACTCCCATCTTCCATAACTCAGCTCCTTTCTAGCATCCAGACATGAGACAGGGATGCCTGGTTCACCTGGCAGTGTTTAAGCCAAGGAGACAGAATCAGGGGGCTTTCCAAATGGAGGTTTCTGCATTGATGGTGAGGCTCCTATTTGGATATTAGAGGGGGCAGGGTGCTCCAGGGGTAACCTTGGGTGGGCAGGATGCATGTGGTCATTATCAGCTCATGTGAGCACACACGTCTGGATGTGCAGCTGGAGGTGCCACGTGCAGGGCCACcgtggagagaaaggaagactgtGGCCACTGTAGCACAGATAAGCTGAGGCTGTGAGTCTGGGAAGTGGCTCAGTGTTGGGGCACCTCTCTTAACATGTCCCTGAGCACAAAAACTGAACTCAAACCTAAGAAAAGCCATCAAATGGCCAGAGATGTAAGGCAGTTAGCAGGATGCATTACCCAGCCAGTGCCTCTTTAAATATGACTTTAGGAGGCAAGAGTCTGGGGCCACAGCCAGGACCAGGCTAAGAGAATTGGAAGGTACTGGGAATCACTCTTTTAGATATAGGGGGCCCTGGCAGGGAGAGATGGGACGGATCCAGCAATACCACTATTCCAAAAGAAATGAAACCAGTAGGTTGCTGGGCCACAGCCAGGACCAGGCTAAGAGAATCGGAAGGTACTGGGAATCACTCTTTTAGATATAGGGGGCCCTGGCAGGGAGAGATGGGATGGATCCAGCAATACCACTATTCCAAAAGAAATGAAACCAGTAggttgctgggttttttttaaagcactgttCCCAATAACTGACATGCAAATCATCCTGTGTCCACTGATGGGTGGATAGGCAAAGAAAATGTGAacacacagtggaatactattcagccgtaaaaaagaaggaaatgccATTGTTTGAAACAACATGGGAGAACCTGCAGGATGTTAAGTTagccaggcccagaaagacaaataccacatgaTATCACCTACATGTGGAGTCTAAAAAGGCTGGGCTCCTGAGTAAAGCACAAAGGGGCTTAGGAAGATGTGTGTACAAAATTCAGTCAGACAGGAGAAATGAGTTAAGAATCTATTGCACAGCACTGACTATAGATAAAGACAACATGAAGTTGTTTTCCACCTCATGATGGTGATAACGTTCTCATGAACATGCTCCTGAGTGATTTTGTCATTGTGTGTAGATTCTGTTCACATAGACCGACATGACAACGGTGTCATTAGATGATATGATCCTAGTACTGTAGTCCATTATTGACCGGAACATTGGCTTCTATATTTTTGCGGCAGGGTCACCATctatagcttaggctagcctggaactattttatccaggctgaccttgaactcacagtgattctcctgtctcatcctcccAAGTACTCCCAAGTACACGGCCTGCTTCAAAACAttgtttatttggctttgactCAGTATTGTAATTTCTTGAGACATGTCTTACATGTCTtacatgtagcctaggctagagtCCAGATTCCAGGGTAAAGTGTTTttcttgcctctgccccctgagtagCTGATGCTACGGGTGTGTGCCAGTGTGCCTGGCATGTGTTAAAttcttgggaggcagacaaaATGATCCgagaaccagagagaagagggtgAAGATCGTGGCCCAGCCTGGCAGGACCTGGGCAGGGCAAGCAGCTCAGAGGTGAATCTCCAGGAGGTAGCGCAGGCGACATTGGCTCTCCTTGTATATGAGGTACTCACTCTGGCTGAAGCTGGAGCTTTTGAATGATGGGCACGCCACAGGGCGGCCTTGAGGAACCACCACTGGCTGCCCATCCAGCTGTAGTTCAATGTCCTGGGCGGGATCTACAAGGGATGGAGGGCCAAGGGGGGTCACTGGTGCCTGGGGCTACCTATGACTTAGTCCTTGTGACTTGCCTCTTGCTACAGGGAATGCCACCTTATCCCCCACTTTTCTCTGGTAAAGTCTTCGGCTAGCGCTCAGCCAATGACATGATTCTCTGCAGCCCTCTTAGCCGCCCTGGAGAGAGTTGTTACAGTGGGTGTTTGCTGGGTGACACAGAAAATCTGTTCCTACATGTTTTTATCTTTCTATAGTCTActctctctgctgtcttcttTCCGAAAATTCCTCCAGTCCCTTATGTCAACCCCACTTTTGGCTATAGAGCTGCCCAATATGGGGGGCTCACCAGGCTCTGTTTGGCCTCGGGCGATGACACTGTCAAAGCCAGGGGGTGGACTCTTCAAGCTGGGATCATCCATGGTGATGTGGTACTCTTTGCCGAGGGCCACCTCGCCCAGGAACATGTAGCCCACCTGGTGGCCCCCACAATGCATGGTAGTAACTAGGGGACACAGAGGCCCAGTGGTAAGAGGAGGCAGCTCAAgccttccccatctctccaccactttTGCAGCCCAAAGAAGCACTTGCCCTGGCCTGGCCCCTCCCACTTCAGCCTTCTTCCTGTCCCCTGTTGCTCagcacctccccccacccccataggcTCTCAGTTAAAGGGTGAGCTATGGCATCCCATCCTGGGAGGGTGGGGGCGCAACTCCCTGGCCTACTTTATTCATGTTGTCACTGACATCCCTCAGGCTCCACCACAGACTCTTCTGATTGGCTCTCTTGAGGCCCCACAGCCAGTCTTTCTTGGATACTTTGTCATCTTGGTAGACCTCCCATCTGCCAAGGACTTGAACCCCATTAGTTTTGGCTTAGACTCTTGCTTTCTTGGAGTGGAAGGTGATCACACCTGCCAGTGATGGGGACAGCTTGGGCTGATGAGGTCACTCAAGTGAGGATACCCTGACCATGAACTTGGAAGTAACTGGAGTTACCTTTGACCTTTTCCCACATAGTAAGTATCACGCTGCCTCACACACCCCTCTGATTTTTGCAGCCTTGGGGCCAGAGCTAGTgcccagagagggagggagggagggagggagggagggagggagggagggaaagaaggagggagagagacagagagctagacagacagagacagagagacgggggtggggggcagcctCCGTGCCTCTATCACCTTCTCCACTGCTCCAGCCACAAGATTGTTCCATGTGCACATCCAACCCAGGCTCTCCGTGACTTTCCGGAGAAGGCTCCCTTGATGGTTCTATGTCCCTGCCCCTCTTCACCTGACACTGCTGTGAACTTCCACATAGAACGAGCTGTCCTTTCCAGGCCTGGCCCACACAGCCTTCACCCCTGCCTCTCAGGATTTCTCTTACTTCTCAGAGTCTGTTTGCTCTTATCCTATCTGTCTCCCCTCTTCTAGGATGCATCCCCAACTGCCAGGTGCTTCTTCAGAGTCCCTGAGTCCTGGGAAGCCTCACTGTGTACTCTGGTCAGTAAAGCTCTCACACTTACTTCATCTCTCAGTCTGTCTTGGTGGCCCCATCCCCATCCAGGTCTTGGCCCAGGGGTGTCTCACCATAACCAGCTGACTTGCTGTTCTCCGAGGCAAAATAGATACCCTTGCCAACACGACCACCCGAATGGGGCATGATTCGGAGCCCACTGGTGAGGATGGCAGCCACCACGGCCACATTGGTGCCATGCCACAGCAGCCTCCGGTTGCCCAGTTTGGAGTGGGCCTGGAACCTGTCTCCCTGAGTGGGGGAGATAGAAAATGGTATTGACGTGCCTTGTGAGGGTTCAGGTGTCCCAAGCCTAGGGCTCCACGGGTCAATGGCATACAATCAACCTGGCAGAAACTGATCAGGGTTGTTAAACCAGCTTAGCAAAGGGGCAGATAAGTAAGTGTTCTCCCCCTAAGGGATAGGGTGTTGATGCAGGGGCTGAATCTCCCTCACCTCCCCTTCTCGGTCTACTTTCCAAACATGCTGCAGGTCTGGGCATCTGTAGTTGTTGCCAGTCCGTTCCAGGTAGGTCTGTATTGCCTGTGGAGAACGAAGGCCAGTGGCCAAAGGTGGGAGACTTGTGGACTTGCCCTGTGGTCCTCCCACTCCAGATCTCTCCTTAGGTCTGGGCACATAGGAGAGAATGCTGCAAGCCAGGGCTCCCTGGGTATCTCAAGGGCAGGTGGGCAGAGTTCACCTTGTACTCGGACTCCCCAGAGTCCAGCAGTTGCAGCTGGCACCTGAGGAGCTGGTAGTCTCGGTCCAGTGGGTGTGGCACCTCTTCCACTGTATTCTTCTCACCAGGGGCTGCCTGCAATGTCTGGGCCAGCTCGATGTCGGCTAGCACCTAAGATAACAGGCACTGGACCTTGTCTGCCTGATGGGCTTCCACTTCCACCCCAGCCTCTCCCATGTGATAGACACCCCACCTGCCTGTTCCTTCCCCAGCCCATCTCTCTGTCTGGCTCCCCCCCTCCCTTGGCTCTCAGCCTGCCCATTGCAGCCTATCCCTCTGGACTGCATGGCCGTCTGTTCCTCTCATCTTTGCCCAGTTTGCCTGGTATCCTCAGGGCCTGCCAGCTCTCACCATCAGCATGTCCTTCTTGGCCTGAAGAACTTCAGGGGAGTTGATGGGCGGGGGTCGTCTGCGGCCGAAGTTGTGTGGGATAACAGTGTAGAAGCAGGATGAGAGCTCTTCTAGGCTCTGGCCATCCCCTGTGGGGTTTTTCATGGCCTCCTCTAGAGCTTCCAAAGCCTCAAAGCCACGAGCAATCTGCTGCTTGCTCAGCTTTCCCAAGGGCATCTTCTTCACATCTGGGAGATGAAGGGATGAACTCAGCCTGTGGCCcttggttgggggagggggagggacctGCCACTCTGCTGAGAGCTCCTCCTCACCCAGGTTCATGAGGGTCATTGCATTATTGAACATCTCTTTGCTGAAGATGTTGGTGATAAGCTTCTGGGTGGCAGGGTCTAGGGAGCAGGGCTTAAACACAGTCCTCACTGGGCCGCCATCCACCTGGGGAGAGAAGGCCTGCTTGGGCAGGAGCCGTTAGGCAGGATGCCCACACAGGGAGCAGGGTAGGACATTAGAAAAGGCTTAAACCAAGAGAGGAGTCCCAACCTCCCTCTCTGGCCTTGGATGGGCTGGCAGGCAGTGCCCCACCTCTGCCCCTTGCTGCTCCCTACCGCCCTCTCCTGCCCCTTCACCTTCACTACAGCCTCttggctctctgcttctccctgaACTTCTATAAGAGTGTACTTGTTGGGATGGGGCACAAAGTGGTTCCGATCCTCCCATTTGTTTTTAGTCTTCTCCCAAaatttcttcttaaagtccttctTTGCATCTTCCAGGCAGTTGAAGTGATTCATCTTGCTCTGGCCAACCTCTCCCTGTAAGAGACAACTTTCAGGGGTGTGCCCACCAAAACTGTTTGCTGGTCTCTGGGCTGGGCCGATGGCCTCTGAACAGCTGGAAAGGAAGTAGGACAGTCAGCAGCAGTGGCTCTTTGGATACCCTTGTGCCCAGAGGAGGGAGTGTGGGGGAGGGCAGCCCTGGTGATGGCTCACTCACCACTCGGCCCCAGCGGTTCCAGCAGATGAAGCGACTGCTCTCCTCCAGCAGCTGGATGATGTAGaacttattattgttgttgccGATGTTGGTCTGGTTCAGGGTACAGTCATAGTCCTCATGGACCTGTGTGGGGTGGGTCCGGAGGGCAGCTTGGCTGGGCATGAGCTAGGTGTC containing:
- the Parp3 gene encoding protein mono-ADP-ribosyltransferase PARP3 isoform X1, whose protein sequence is MAPKRKSSVQTEGSKKHRRGTGEEDSFRSTAEALRAAPADNRIIRVDPSCPFSRNPGIQVHEDYDCTLNQTNIGNNNNKFYIIQLLEESSRFICWNRWGRVGEVGQSKMNHFNCLEDAKKDFKKKFWEKTKNKWEDRNHFVPHPNKYTLIEVQGEAESQEAVVKAFSPQVDGGPVRTVFKPCSLDPATQKLITNIFSKEMFNNAMTLMNLDVKKMPLGKLSKQQIARGFEALEALEEAMKNPTGDGQSLEELSSCFYTVIPHNFGRRRPPPINSPEVLQAKKDMLMVLADIELAQTLQAAPGEKNTVEEVPHPLDRDYQLLRCQLQLLDSGESEYKAIQTYLERTGNNYRCPDLQHVWKVDREGEGDRFQAHSKLGNRRLLWHGTNVAVVAAILTSGLRIMPHSGGRVGKGIYFASENSKSAGYVTTMHCGGHQVGYMFLGEVALGKEYHITMDDPSLKSPPPGFDSVIARGQTEPDPAQDIELQLDGQPVVVPQGRPVACPSFKSSSFSQSEYLIYKESQCRLRYLLEIHL
- the Parp3 gene encoding protein mono-ADP-ribosyltransferase PARP3 isoform X2, whose amino-acid sequence is MAPKRKSSVQTEGSKKHRRGTGEEDSFRSTAEALRAAPADNRIIRVDPSCPFSRNPGIQVHEDYDCTLNQTNIGNNNNKFYIIQLLEESSRFICWNRWGRVGEVGQSKMNHFNCLEDAKKDFKKKFWEKTKNKWEDRNHFVPHPNKYTLIEVQGEAESQEAVVKVDGGPVRTVFKPCSLDPATQKLITNIFSKEMFNNAMTLMNLDVKKMPLGKLSKQQIARGFEALEALEEAMKNPTGDGQSLEELSSCFYTVIPHNFGRRRPPPINSPEVLQAKKDMLMVLADIELAQTLQAAPGEKNTVEEVPHPLDRDYQLLRCQLQLLDSGESEYKAIQTYLERTGNNYRCPDLQHVWKVDREGEGDRFQAHSKLGNRRLLWHGTNVAVVAAILTSGLRIMPHSGGRVGKGIYFASENSKSAGYVTTMHCGGHQVGYMFLGEVALGKEYHITMDDPSLKSPPPGFDSVIARGQTEPDPAQDIELQLDGQPVVVPQGRPVACPSFKSSSFSQSEYLIYKESQCRLRYLLEIHL
- the Gpr62 gene encoding G-protein coupled receptor 62, translating into MASGSGLSVTELAGSVGFILAVLVEVGAVLGNSTLLVVVLRTPDLQDAFYLAHLCVVDLLAAASIMPLSLLAAPPGLGSVPLDPSSCRAARFLSAALLPACTLGVAALGLARYRLIVHPLRPSARPAPALVLTAVWSAAALLGALSLLGPPPGPPPAPARCSVLAGGLGPFRPLWAMLAFALPALLLLAAYGSIFLVARRAALRPPRGTRLRSDSLDSRLSFLPSLRPRLPGGKAALAPTLAVGQFAACWLPYACACLAPAARAAAAEAAVTWVAYSAFAAHPFLYGLLQRPVRLALGRLTRRALPRAPKACTPKAWDLRTLLQRLQGLRKDPALGPSEVPEHTRELAGQSPSVSEAT